A region from the Musa acuminata AAA Group cultivar baxijiao chromosome BXJ1-10, Cavendish_Baxijiao_AAA, whole genome shotgun sequence genome encodes:
- the LOC103969241 gene encoding uncharacterized protein LOC103969241 isoform X3 — protein MDGETGEEGRPMDLRNWHRERRWRPYRADLHREVARLRAPAFARYRVEVRKDELDDPNWEAEADEEESTRPFSAAMATIKKRVEWRKSNPAGDVLGWTPSSRQRLRRAPPLLHLCLMSLVKHGEEIESLEGIPDDLKHKIVSLLCSNRKMNSRILRTYLNGSTTEIHLTDCSWASEDVIQDAFTSCNIDHLRLVQLDLSGRCMPDYVLHTIFAKSQYSFPSLVTLSLKGAYRLTDNVLSVLASSAPSLKSINLGKCSLITSCGIISLAEKLNLTELYIDNCQKIDVMQILPALESMEHLKVLSVAGASTVCDTFISRLMHACGYNMRELVVADCHDEAIAAFLEASGGSLIELSLNNIAKVEHQTAIAVAHGCHSNLQNLDLSFCRRLTDEALGFIVDNCSHLSILKLFGCSQVTEQFLKGHSNSQVRIIGLTGSILDEMEMSKV, from the exons ATGGATGGGGAAACAGGAGAGGAAGGAAGACCCATGGATCTGAGGAACTGGCACCGTGAGCGACGGTGGCGGCCATATCGCGCAGACCTACACAGGGAGGTAGCTCGTCTGAGGGCGCCAGCTTTTGCGCGATACAGAGTCGAAGTCAGAAAGGACGAACTTGACGATCCGAATTGGGAAGCTGAGGCCGATGAGGAAGAATCGACGAGGCCATTTTCTGCCGCGATGGCGACAATAAAGAAGCGAGTCGAATGGAGAAAGAGCAATCCCGCAGGAGATGTTCTCGGGTGGACGCCTTCGAGTCGACAGAGGTTGCGGCGCGCTCCTCCACTGCTGCATCTTTGTTTGATGTCCCTGGTGAAGCACGGTGAAGAAATTGAGTCGCTTGAAGGAATCCCCGACGACTTGAAGCACAAAATCGTATCTCTGCTCTGCAGCAACCGCAAGATGAACAGCCGTATACTTAGAACTTATTTGAATGGATCTACCACAGAAATACACTTGACCGATTGTTCCTGGGCATCGGAGGATGTGATTCAAGATGCGTTCACCAGCTGCAACATCGATCACTTGAGG CTGGTGCAGCTTGACCTAAGTGGGAGATGCATGCCTGATTATGTGCTGCATACTATATTTGCTAAATCACAATATAGTTTTCCATCACTTGTGACACTATCTCTGAAGGGTGCATATCGTCTTACGGACAATGTGCTAAGTGTCCTCGCTTCTTCTGCACCTTCCTTGAAGTCTATTAATCTGGGCAAGTGTTCCCTTATCACTTCTTGTGGGATCATAAGTTTAGCTGAAAAGCTAAACTTAACAGAATTGTACATAGACAACTGCCAGAAGATTGATGTGATGCAGATTCTGCCAGCATTGGAGAGTATGGAACATCTCAAAGTGCTCTCAGTTGCAGGTGCATCAACTGTCTGTGACACTTTTATCTCGAGACTGATGCATGCATGTGGCTACAACATGAGGGAGCTCGTCGTTGCTGATTGTCA TGATGAAGCTATTGCTGCTTTCTTGGAAGCATCTGGAGGTTCATTAATTGAACTTTCACTCAACAACATTGCAAAG GTTGAACATCAGACTGCTATTGCAGTTGCTCACGGGTGCCATTCAAATTTGCAAAATTTGGATCTCTCCTTTTGCCGCCGGTTGACCGATGAGGCACTCGGCTTTATTGTTGATAATTGTTCCCATCTAAGTATCCTCAAACTCTTTGGTTGCTCACAG GTCACAGAGCAATTCCTCAAGGGCCACTCAAATTCTCAAGTCAGAATAATTGGATTGACAGGTTCAATTTTGGATGAAATGGAGATGTCCAAAGTTTAG
- the LOC103969241 gene encoding uncharacterized protein LOC103969241 isoform X1 produces the protein MDGETGEEGRPMDLRNWHRERRWRPYRADLHREVARLRAPAFARYRVEVRKDELDDPNWEAEADEEESTRPFSAAMATIKKRVEWRKSNPAGDVLGWTPSSRQRLRRAPPLLHLCLMSLVKHGEEIESLEGIPDDLKHKIVSLLCSNRKMNSRILRTYLNGSTTEIHLTDCSWASEDVIQDAFTSCNIDHLRLVQLDLSGRCMPDYVLHTIFAKSQYSFPSLVTLSLKGAYRLTDNVLSVLASSAPSLKSINLGKCSLITSCGIISLAEKLNLTELYIDNCQKIDVMQILPALESMEHLKVLSVAGASTVCDTFISRLMHACGYNMRELVVADCQKLTTKSVRAIGANCPNLRLLDLQRLNQLNDLALKYLANGCRSMTTLKLRQNQFSDEAIAAFLEASGGSLIELSLNNIAKVEHQTAIAVAHGCHSNLQNLDLSFCRRLTDEALGFIVDNCSHLSILKLFGCSQVTEQFLKGHSNSQVRIIGLTGSILDEMEMSKV, from the exons ATGGATGGGGAAACAGGAGAGGAAGGAAGACCCATGGATCTGAGGAACTGGCACCGTGAGCGACGGTGGCGGCCATATCGCGCAGACCTACACAGGGAGGTAGCTCGTCTGAGGGCGCCAGCTTTTGCGCGATACAGAGTCGAAGTCAGAAAGGACGAACTTGACGATCCGAATTGGGAAGCTGAGGCCGATGAGGAAGAATCGACGAGGCCATTTTCTGCCGCGATGGCGACAATAAAGAAGCGAGTCGAATGGAGAAAGAGCAATCCCGCAGGAGATGTTCTCGGGTGGACGCCTTCGAGTCGACAGAGGTTGCGGCGCGCTCCTCCACTGCTGCATCTTTGTTTGATGTCCCTGGTGAAGCACGGTGAAGAAATTGAGTCGCTTGAAGGAATCCCCGACGACTTGAAGCACAAAATCGTATCTCTGCTCTGCAGCAACCGCAAGATGAACAGCCGTATACTTAGAACTTATTTGAATGGATCTACCACAGAAATACACTTGACCGATTGTTCCTGGGCATCGGAGGATGTGATTCAAGATGCGTTCACCAGCTGCAACATCGATCACTTGAGG CTGGTGCAGCTTGACCTAAGTGGGAGATGCATGCCTGATTATGTGCTGCATACTATATTTGCTAAATCACAATATAGTTTTCCATCACTTGTGACACTATCTCTGAAGGGTGCATATCGTCTTACGGACAATGTGCTAAGTGTCCTCGCTTCTTCTGCACCTTCCTTGAAGTCTATTAATCTGGGCAAGTGTTCCCTTATCACTTCTTGTGGGATCATAAGTTTAGCTGAAAAGCTAAACTTAACAGAATTGTACATAGACAACTGCCAGAAGATTGATGTGATGCAGATTCTGCCAGCATTGGAGAGTATGGAACATCTCAAAGTGCTCTCAGTTGCAGGTGCATCAACTGTCTGTGACACTTTTATCTCGAGACTGATGCATGCATGTGGCTACAACATGAGGGAGCTCGTCGTTGCTGATTGTCA GAAACTTACTACTAAATCTGTGAGAGCCATTGGGGCAAATTGTCCTAATTTACGTCTCCTGGATCTTCAGAGGCTAAATCAGTTGAATGATCTTGCATTGAAGTATCTTGCTAATGGTTGTAGATCAATGACAACTCTCAAACTTCGCCAGAACCAGTTCAG TGATGAAGCTATTGCTGCTTTCTTGGAAGCATCTGGAGGTTCATTAATTGAACTTTCACTCAACAACATTGCAAAG GTTGAACATCAGACTGCTATTGCAGTTGCTCACGGGTGCCATTCAAATTTGCAAAATTTGGATCTCTCCTTTTGCCGCCGGTTGACCGATGAGGCACTCGGCTTTATTGTTGATAATTGTTCCCATCTAAGTATCCTCAAACTCTTTGGTTGCTCACAG GTCACAGAGCAATTCCTCAAGGGCCACTCAAATTCTCAAGTCAGAATAATTGGATTGACAGGTTCAATTTTGGATGAAATGGAGATGTCCAAAGTTTAG
- the LOC103969241 gene encoding uncharacterized protein LOC103969241 isoform X2, with amino-acid sequence MDGETGEEGRPMDLRNWHRERRWRPYRADLHREVARLRAPAFARYRVEVRKDELDDPNWEAEADEEESTRPFSAAMATIKKRVEWRKSNPAGDVLGWTPSSRQRLRRAPPLLHLCLMSLVKHGEEIESLEGIPDDLKHKIVSLLCSNRKMNSRILRTYLNGSTTEIHLTDCSWASEDVIQDAFTSCNIDHLRLVQLDLSGRCMPDYVLHTIFAKSQYSFPSLVTLSLKGAYRLTDNVLSVLASSAPSLKSINLGKCSLITSCGIISLAEKLNLTELYIDNCQKIDVMQILPALESMEHLKVLSVAGASTVCDTFISRLMHACGYNMRELVVADCQKLTTKSVRAIGANCPNLRLLDLQRLNQLNDLALKYLANGCRSMTTLKLRQNQFSDEAIAAFLEASGGSLIELSLNNIAKVEHQTAIAVAHGCHSNLQNLDLSFCRRLTDEALGFIVDNCSHLSILKLFGCSQN; translated from the exons ATGGATGGGGAAACAGGAGAGGAAGGAAGACCCATGGATCTGAGGAACTGGCACCGTGAGCGACGGTGGCGGCCATATCGCGCAGACCTACACAGGGAGGTAGCTCGTCTGAGGGCGCCAGCTTTTGCGCGATACAGAGTCGAAGTCAGAAAGGACGAACTTGACGATCCGAATTGGGAAGCTGAGGCCGATGAGGAAGAATCGACGAGGCCATTTTCTGCCGCGATGGCGACAATAAAGAAGCGAGTCGAATGGAGAAAGAGCAATCCCGCAGGAGATGTTCTCGGGTGGACGCCTTCGAGTCGACAGAGGTTGCGGCGCGCTCCTCCACTGCTGCATCTTTGTTTGATGTCCCTGGTGAAGCACGGTGAAGAAATTGAGTCGCTTGAAGGAATCCCCGACGACTTGAAGCACAAAATCGTATCTCTGCTCTGCAGCAACCGCAAGATGAACAGCCGTATACTTAGAACTTATTTGAATGGATCTACCACAGAAATACACTTGACCGATTGTTCCTGGGCATCGGAGGATGTGATTCAAGATGCGTTCACCAGCTGCAACATCGATCACTTGAGG CTGGTGCAGCTTGACCTAAGTGGGAGATGCATGCCTGATTATGTGCTGCATACTATATTTGCTAAATCACAATATAGTTTTCCATCACTTGTGACACTATCTCTGAAGGGTGCATATCGTCTTACGGACAATGTGCTAAGTGTCCTCGCTTCTTCTGCACCTTCCTTGAAGTCTATTAATCTGGGCAAGTGTTCCCTTATCACTTCTTGTGGGATCATAAGTTTAGCTGAAAAGCTAAACTTAACAGAATTGTACATAGACAACTGCCAGAAGATTGATGTGATGCAGATTCTGCCAGCATTGGAGAGTATGGAACATCTCAAAGTGCTCTCAGTTGCAGGTGCATCAACTGTCTGTGACACTTTTATCTCGAGACTGATGCATGCATGTGGCTACAACATGAGGGAGCTCGTCGTTGCTGATTGTCA GAAACTTACTACTAAATCTGTGAGAGCCATTGGGGCAAATTGTCCTAATTTACGTCTCCTGGATCTTCAGAGGCTAAATCAGTTGAATGATCTTGCATTGAAGTATCTTGCTAATGGTTGTAGATCAATGACAACTCTCAAACTTCGCCAGAACCAGTTCAG TGATGAAGCTATTGCTGCTTTCTTGGAAGCATCTGGAGGTTCATTAATTGAACTTTCACTCAACAACATTGCAAAG GTTGAACATCAGACTGCTATTGCAGTTGCTCACGGGTGCCATTCAAATTTGCAAAATTTGGATCTCTCCTTTTGCCGCCGGTTGACCGATGAGGCACTCGGCTTTATTGTTGATAATTGTTCCCATCTAAGTATCCTCAAACTCTTTGGTTGCTCACAG AATTGA